The genomic window cTGCATCACTGCATCTCGGCATTTGAATCTGTGGCCAACCCGAAACTCTATCCCACCATCTAGGTTGTAATCCTCCTCCCCCATGCTCGAAAATGGAGTTCTCTCGTGCATGGCGTCCATATCCAACGTATGATAGTGACTTGGTACATCGGATAGCGCTAGAATTGGGTGGGTGGGGAGGCAAAATATAGCGCACAGTTGCTTGAGCGGGCGTCTCCAGTACAAACTCCTCATTGTCACCCCCCATGGAAGAATCACTATCACCACTATTGGCAATGTACTCCTCATTAGAGTCTTCCTCACCCACCTCCATATCCTCCACTGGAATGGCGACATGAATGGGTGGTGGTGCGAGAGGTCGGTCATCCTGTACGTAGGTCGAGTGAACAGAACTACCGCCATCAACATCACCAACCTCGAcagaaagctccatcacttgctCCGACATGATTCTCCCATGGATGTCGAACATCAATCACACATGCTCGTCTCCTACAAGCTGAAATAGTCGAAACCGGAACACTCCGTTACCCAACTGTGCTAGCAACCTATAGCCCACCCTTCCGACCTCCCTCATTTCAGTGCCCCCAAGatttctcaatatcaaactcctcaaCTCGGACAACGAACTCACACGCTGAGTCCGCAACAAAATcggattctcacactcaaatatcacctCATTGTCGCCATTTCTCATACGACAATTAGGGTAAACACAAACAACTATGTATACGCTATTACTGGCAATTGTTGCCTTCTTTTTGTGAGAAAAACAGAACAGAAGAAGGTATGAAATGAATGTGGAGAATCCCAAAGATTAGACATCCTTTTATAGTTGCTGGAAAATTGTttacacgtatctcgtttacactgtacaCGAAATGACGTTgtccatatctcgtttacactgtgaaCGAGATGACATTACATGTATCTGTTTTACAGTGTGAACGAGATATACACGTGTGATGTTTACgtgccttatctcgtttatactgtaaacgagatacgtgtaaTATCATCTCGTTcacattgtaaacgagataaggcaaGATGACAGATTTCGGTAAAAACTTTTGAAATTATTTAATTcagtaattaatatatttattttatttattaaaataaaaaatctaaaatcaGGATAAGAGTAAtaaaaaaagtgaattttttaaTATTCAACAAAAAaggctaatttttttagttaCGAAGACTCAAAATATATGTATGTCTAATTATGAAAAAATAGTGTGTTCTTTATAGATATagagatgattttttttttaaattaaaattcacAAATTAGAGACTTAAATTTATTTAGGATACAAAATTTAAGATTCAATTTGTggtcaagaaaaaaaaatagatttataggtgaaaatataatttttctaTGTAAAATAAATCGAAGGGTGCAATTtgcatgtttaaaattttttttaacatttaaatataaatctaatactcagatttataaatttaaaaaaagaaaaactacaAATCAAACCCTCAAATTTATAATATTCATACAAAAAGAATACAAAACTTTTACATTATTAAAAAACACTATTTTGGGTGCATCAtataggataatggagagattgagtAGGATGTAAATCATATGATTCAAACagattggtcaaaatggcggagtgcatctggttttatatgcgacaaaaaagtacatttgaaacttaaaagtaaattttatcgtaccgctataagaccggctatgctttatggtacggagtgttgggcgaccaaaagggagcacgaacataataagatgagtgtggcagagatgaaaatGTTGACATAGATGAATGGTCATACGTGATTGAATAAAATAAGGAACAAAGATATAAggaagagagttggagtagcacctattgtggaaaagatggttgaatcacgtctcaggtggtttggacatgtgagaagaagaccgatagaacacccagttaggagggtggatgagatggaagatagataaggggtgaaaggcagaggaagacctaagaagaccttccatgaggtggtcaaacgagatctacatgtaaacaatctctttgtagacatgatacatgacaaagTATAATGACATCATTTTATTTATATAACCGGCCCCACCTAATAggacaagactttgttgttgttgtattaaAAAACACCACCTCAACTGTAAGTCTGCAACATAAACAATAAAAAGCGACAAAAGAGAAGTGAACAAATATTTAACATTACTATAGagaagaaatgaaaaagaaagcGAGAAATTTAGGGATTTCTCAGTGCTAGCTCTAGAGGTGGACTATAATAGGTTTAACAACGCCTCCCTCTATCACCTCTTTCAACAGAGCATTGTATAGAACTGCGATAGGTTGTCATTCAATTATTGCCACCATTGATAGAACTGTTGGCCATCTAAATTTAGAAGGTAGGAATAAACtacactttttttaattttttacgaTTTTTTGCACCTGATAATAATATATTATGAgtttttttcctccaaatttaattagtttatttttgCAATTATCATTATTAATATTGTGCTCTTATATGTgatcatgcatgagttttttttttaaaaaaaaaaaacaaaagcaaaaaaaaaaatttctaaaacaaaaaaattggtaAAGTAAAAAATGAATATTGTGCTCTTATATGTgatcatgcatgagttttttttttaaaaaaaaaaaacaaaagcaaaaaaaaaaatttctaaaacaaaaaagttggtaaagtgaaaaatgaagaattgattattattgattTTATAATTTACATCATACATGAATTTCGCTATGTTGATTTAATGTAATTAAATTAGCACTTTCTCGTTTCATTAATTTTTTAAGAGTaaaggacattttcgtccctgacctttttttttttgcagacaTTTTCGTCCTCAAGGAATGAAAAATACATTCAAGTCCTTCACCCTCGAAAAACGTGGACATTTCAATCCTTCCGTCGAATTCAGACATTTGGACGGGACGGAAAAGTCTGACCTGGCAGAGGTGGCGCTGACCTGGCCGTTATGGAGGCCACGTGGCAGGGAGCATTTCGAAACAAGACATATAAGTTCCTGGAGACAAAAACGACCCCGTTTTTGTAACCTCCCCCAATCTTTCAAAATTCTCtgtccttttcttcttccttcgtttttttttcccttccattcttcttcctcGGCCCTGCCTCCATTACCGCCGCACAGCCGCGCCTCCGTCAGCCACCATCAACGTCGGCGACCTCCTCCTTCCTCTCTTTTGAGTAACTGTTGGCCTTGTGAGCGATCCTCAATCTCATACCAATTAATGGATGCTTCCTAATCAGGACAACCTTTCCAGATAATGGATCTTCGATGCTACAAACATCAAAATAATCAGGGTAATCGGCCAAAAGAGTCTTCACATAATCATGAGGAAGACCCAGATTCCATTTTAGCTTCTCAATTACATAAAGTGGCAATTTTCTCATACCAGCAAGCATCAGAAGCCTTGCAATCCTATGAACAATGTCTACACGGTTAATGAGACATTTGTGGATATCCATTTCTTCTTTGTGTAGGCATAAAGCATGAGGAGTGAGCTTAACATGTGGAGGGAAGCCACGATCTGGttgaaattgcatgaaaatacaATGATATTTGTCTATAAATTTGGTGGTTGTCATGAAAAGGTTAAGGGGTTCTTTCAACAGAGAAGCATTGTATAAGGAGAGGGATTTGGAAGTAGATGAAACTATTTCATTCTTAAAAGAAATGGCCTGTTTAAAATCTTTCTCTTTAAGGATTGCATTCAACTATGTTGACCAAAGGACAAAACGTCCAGCACAAACTTTTGTG from Arachis ipaensis cultivar K30076 chromosome B09, Araip1.1, whole genome shotgun sequence includes these protein-coding regions:
- the LOC107616259 gene encoding uncharacterized protein LOC107616259, producing the protein MYLTFDIIVELDENCCLNLLNAILKEKDFKQAISFKNEIVSSTSKSLSLYNASLLKEPLNLFMTTTKFIDKYHCIFMQFQPDRGFPPHVKLTPHALCLHKEEMDIHKCLINRVDIVHRIARLLMLAGMRKLPLYVIEKLKWNLGLPHDYVKTLLADYPDYFDVCSIEDPLSGKVVLIRKHPLIGMRLRIAHKANSYSKERKEEVADVDGG